The following is a genomic window from Sporocytophaga myxococcoides DSM 11118.
TAATCATTCAATAAAACTTATCTATATCTAATTTTTCCTGGCAGATATTGCTTCATTAAATACACTATATAAATTTTGCTTCATTAAGAAAAAAGATTCTTAATGCTTATTATGATAATGCTATCTCAAAACAAATCTATTTGATTTATCAGTTTAAAATATAACTTAAAATTAGCTCCCTCTCCTTCAATACTCTCTACTTCTATTTTACCATTGGAATTTTCCATCATTCTTTTTACAATATAAAGACCTACCCCTGTTCCCTCTACATGGTCATGGAATCTTTTAAACATAGTAAAAACCTTACCCAGGTGCACTTTGGGGATACCCAGACCATTATCTTTTACTGAAAGTAAAAGATAATTTTTATTTTTTTGGCCAGTTAAAACTATCACCGTTTTTTGATTTGGCTTTCTATATTTTAAAGCATTGCTTACGAGATTGATTATTATGCTTCTGAAATTTTTCCTCGAAAAAGAGAAACTAGCTTTAAGATCCCAATGAATTTCTATACTGGCTTCAGAAGCTTTGATAACATCTCTGTAAAGAAATCTGATTTCCTCCATCACCTCTTCTAGATATGTATAATCAATAACCTCCTCAATGTCATTTTGAACTTTGCTGATATCAGAGAGCTCCTGCAGAGTATTTTTAAATCGATCTATAGAGGTTGATACATATTTCATTATGGAATTAAACTCATCATTTTTTTTTACTTCATCACTTAAAGAAATTTTTAGAGAATTTATCAGTCCTTCAAGATTAAACACAGGTGCTCTTAGGTCGTGAGAAGCTGTATATATAAAGTTATCAAGGTCATTGTTAATTCTGACAAGATGTTCATTTTTAAGTGCCAGCATCTCTCTTGTTTTCACATGCTCTGTTGCATCACAGGCAAATACAAGGATTCCATTGATGTTCTTCATTTCATCGTACATTGCATAAAAGGAACAATTGAAATAAAAAATTTCAGGTTCAAGACTGTAGTCTTTGGCAAAAGCATAAGGAATTTCTTTACCTACAAAGGATTTACCTGTTTTAAATATTTTATCTAAATGTCTTATTAATCCTTGTTCCAATACTTCTGGCAAAGCATCTTTTGCCGATTTTCCAAGGAGTTGTCTGTGGCCAAAAAATTTTTCAACAGCAGGATTAATAAATTCGAGCTTATGATCAGGACCTTTAAATGTACATATCATTGCGGGAATCAGATTAAACAAATTCTCAAGCATTTGCCTTTGAATTTCTGAAGATATAAACAATTGTTTTTCTTTAGCTTCGGACTTTTGTTTTTCAACTTCCGCCGCCTTTCTTTCATCTATATCAATGAGTGAACCAAACCAAGAGCTTACTCTTCCTGACTGGTCCACCATAGGCTCAGCCCGCATCAAAAACCACCTGTAGGTCCCGTCAAATCGCTGACAACGGATTTCATTTTCTAAAAAACTTCTATTTTTTATAGCTTCCCCCCATTTGATTTTTGCATGAAATCTATCCATAGGATGAATGCATTGAAAATATTCATCATCCGTTAATTCTGCGTTACCAAGCCCTGAATACGCTCTCCATTTTTCAGATACAAAAATTATCTCTCCTTCAGTATTTGCTTTCCAGGTAAAGGATGGAACGTAATTGGCAAGCTTACGCCAGTTCTCCTCACTTTCTCTTAACCTGCGTTTATTCAGCATCTTTTTAGTAACATCTTTTGCCTGCACATATATACCATAGATTTGGTTATCTGAAAGCTTTATGGGATAATGAAGGAGATCAAAAAAGCGCTCCTCATTATTAATCTGTGCAGGCATTCCATTAGTACTGAATGCATTACCGGTTGTATATACATAGTCAAGAATTTCTATAAACCCCTGCTCTGCAAGTTCAGGAAAGACTTCTCTAAACGGATAACCTAGTAATTCCCTTTCCATCACCAAATTCTGATATGCGACATTAACATACTCATATATGTGATCTTTTCCCCTCAAGATAGAAATCATAGCAGAGTCTTGATGAAACACTCCAAATAAATGTTCAAGTGATAATTTAGGCTGAAGCTCTAAATACATTAAAATAAAAATTTAAAAGTTGACAGATAAATAACACTCATTGGTCGATGAAAAAACTAAAAACTGAATTATTAGTTAAAAAGTCAACCAAAATTTTACAAGTAGGAAGGCCTGAGGAGAGCTATAATGGCGGGTTCTGAACAATTAATTAATATTCAACCTATTAAAAAATATCTTGTTGTATTATTAAATTAAAAAATTAATCAGGAGCTTTATAATAAAAACAGATAAACATTAAATAAATAAATAAATAAATAAATAATAAAAATGTCTTTTTAAACAAGACTATTCAGAATAGCCTGACACCGCAACCTTTGATCATCGTTCTACTTTTAATACGTTTATTCAGAAGGATATAAAATCAAATTTGAGGAAATGAAAAAAATCTAATAAAAAAATCAGGAATAGATTAAGCTGAGTTGCTTATTTCCATTCCTGATTAATAGTGTAATATGATTACTCTGCAGCGGCTGATGCTTCTGTTTCTATTTCAGCACTTGCTTCTATTTCTTCACTTGCTTCTGTTTCAGCGCTTACTTCGATTTCAGAATTGGCTTCAATTTCTTCATTCGCTTCTGTTTCTGTCCTTGCTTCTGCTTCGGCCAACGCTTGTCCTAACGGTTTTAAGTTAGGTTCAGGCTCATGATATGGAAGAATTTCTACAATATTCGTAGTGATAATTTCAAGTATCTGATAATCTGAAGTAGAGTCTGAAAAAAGATCTTCTACACGGTCGTACGCTTCTCTTACATTATTTCCGTTTACCAGAATCATTTGTTTTAACTTCTTCTCCTTACCTGCTTTTTCATCAAGAGATGTGATAGCCACTTTACACTTATACCAGGTAAGTCCTTCCTCATTGATCACCAGTTCATGCACACGATATTTGCTTACAGTAAGCAGAACAAATTCTCTGAAGTTAGATCCTATTTCGTCATACACCCTCGCTTCAGCATCGGTGAAGCTTACTGCATCAATTAAATATACTTCAGTAACAGTAGTAAAACCTCCGTTCTGATCTTCTCTATTGTACTTGAATTTACACTCAAACCAGGTTGCCATAATAACTAATGATTTTTAGATTTAGAGAATAAAGTTAATCTTTCTCCAACTAAAAATCATCTGACATCAATAAAATTTTATCCACTCAGATTAACATGTAGATAAACAAAAAGAACTCCGTTCCTGGAGTTCTCGACAACATCAGTTCTGTTTTTCTGATTATCTCTTCTTGGCAAAATAATATCCTAATCCTGCTCCTACAGCCAACAAAGAGAATACCGATGCTATTGTTTTTGCCGCTCTGAATGTATGTCCATTATTCGAAGCATGATTTTCAGATAATTCATTTTTAATATAAATGTCGTCTTCTTTTATTTTTTCTTTTTCAAAAACTTTGATAAGCGTATCTAATCCACTGCGCAGCGAGCCTTCTGAAACTGGCCTTCCCTGTCCCATTCCAGCCACCACAGGGTTCAACGACTGAATTTTCTTCAAAGAAGTGCATACTATTAATTTATTTATATTGTAATGAGCCGGAGGGCCTTGTATTTCCGGATCTTCCGATACCGCAATCGGTGGTATGCTGAGCTTTTGTTTTGAAGTAATGATATCTCCCGCAATCAAAATTTTATCTTTAGGTCTGAAAAAAGATACGTGACCAGGTGATATTCCTGGTGTATGAATGTATCTCCAGCCCTCCAGTGAAGGCACCCAGCTTTCAGGCAAAGGCATAATGTGATTACTAAAATTCAGAGTTTTACCGGAATACAATTGAAGCAGATAAGC
Proteins encoded in this region:
- a CDS encoding PAS domain-containing sensor histidine kinase, which codes for MYLELQPKLSLEHLFGVFHQDSAMISILRGKDHIYEYVNVAYQNLVMERELLGYPFREVFPELAEQGFIEILDYVYTTGNAFSTNGMPAQINNEERFFDLLHYPIKLSDNQIYGIYVQAKDVTKKMLNKRRLRESEENWRKLANYVPSFTWKANTEGEIIFVSEKWRAYSGLGNAELTDDEYFQCIHPMDRFHAKIKWGEAIKNRSFLENEIRCQRFDGTYRWFLMRAEPMVDQSGRVSSWFGSLIDIDERKAAEVEKQKSEAKEKQLFISSEIQRQMLENLFNLIPAMICTFKGPDHKLEFINPAVEKFFGHRQLLGKSAKDALPEVLEQGLIRHLDKIFKTGKSFVGKEIPYAFAKDYSLEPEIFYFNCSFYAMYDEMKNINGILVFACDATEHVKTREMLALKNEHLVRINNDLDNFIYTASHDLRAPVFNLEGLINSLKISLSDEVKKNDEFNSIMKYVSTSIDRFKNTLQELSDISKVQNDIEEVIDYTYLEEVMEEIRFLYRDVIKASEASIEIHWDLKASFSFSRKNFRSIIINLVSNALKYRKPNQKTVIVLTGQKNKNYLLLSVKDNGLGIPKVHLGKVFTMFKRFHDHVEGTGVGLYIVKRMMENSNGKIEVESIEGEGANFKLYFKLINQIDLF
- a CDS encoding DUF4494 domain-containing protein; the encoded protein is MATWFECKFKYNREDQNGGFTTVTEVYLIDAVSFTDAEARVYDEIGSNFREFVLLTVSKYRVHELVINEEGLTWYKCKVAITSLDEKAGKEKKLKQMILVNGNNVREAYDRVEDLFSDSTSDYQILEIITTNIVEILPYHEPEPNLKPLGQALAEAEARTETEANEEIEANSEIEVSAETEASEEIEASAEIETEASAAAE
- a CDS encoding MBL fold metallo-hydrolase, giving the protein MVLDLLRRRNRYELAEDVRGFKSLNVNFYLIGEPGEGNPWTIIDAGITGSGKKIIKEAAKLFGKDNPPQALLLTHGHFDHVGGVPDLLKKWPDLKVFAHPLEIPYLTGDLNFPPPETVAGSAAMAYLLQLYSGKTLNFSNHIMPLPESWVPSLEGWRYIHTPGISPGHVSFFRPKDKILIAGDIITSKQKLSIPPIAVSEDPEIQGPPAHYNINKLIVCTSLKKIQSLNPVVAGMGQGRPVSEGSLRSGLDTLIKVFEKEKIKEDDIYIKNELSENHASNNGHTFRAAKTIASVFSLLAVGAGLGYYFAKKR